In the Populus trichocarpa isolate Nisqually-1 chromosome 1, P.trichocarpa_v4.1, whole genome shotgun sequence genome, one interval contains:
- the LOC18094912 gene encoding uncharacterized protein LOC18094912 isoform X1: MMFQRLFLVHFFLLLSLTTATAKRLNTIPRLSPIGPRVWRDQPDKTTLGEFDGEDFETFFYNQTLDHFNYRPESYDKFPQRYLINSKYWGGANVSAPILVFLGAEEPIDEDLAAVGFLVDNAVQFNSLLVFIEHRYYGKSIPFGSREEALKDASKLGYFNSAQAIADYAAIIIHIKETLRAQYSPVIVIGGSYGGMLASWFRLKYPHIALGALASSAPILYFDDITPQDGYYSIVTKDFREASETCYQTIKTSWSEIDELASKPDGLSMLSKKFKTCNPLTDASELKDHLDTMYASAAQYNRPPTYPVNEVCKGIDGGGFGDDTLSRIFGGLVAYNGNLSCYVNAHTDPSETTVGWQWQKCSEMAIPIGVGNNSMFPPDPFDLKDYIEHCKSLYGVTTRPHWVTTYYGGHSIKLILQRFASNIIFSNGLRDPYSSGGVLENISDTVVAVKTVNGSHCLDILFAEENDPEWLVTQRKIEIKIIKEWINKYYADLTMF; this comes from the exons ATGATGTTTCAAAGGCTATTTCTTGTCCACTTTTTCTTACTGCTTTCCTTAACCACTGCAACTGCAAAACGTCTTAATACTATTCCAAGGCTTAGTCCAATAGGGCCAAGAGTTTGGCGAGACCAGCCTGATAAAACTACTTTGGGTGAATTTGATGGAGAAGATTTTGAAACCTTTTTTTACAACCAAACACTTGATCACTTCAACTATAGGCCTGAAAGCTATGACAAATTTCCGCAACGATATTTGATCAATTCTAAGTATTGGGGTGGTGCGAATGTTAGTGCCCCAATCTTAGTTTTTCTTGGTGCAGAAGAACCGATTGATGAAGATCTTGCCGCTGTTGGATTTCTAGTTGATAACGCTGTTCAGTTTAATTCTCTCTTGGTGTTTATTGAG CACAGATATTATGGAAAATCAATCCCATTTGGATCAAGGGAGGAAGCCTTGAAGGATGCAAGCAAACTAGGGTATTTCAACTCAGCCCAGGCTATAGCAGACTATGCAGCCATTATCATTCACATAAAGGAGACACTAAGGGCTCAATATTCTCCAGTTATCGTCATTGGAGGATCATATGGTGGAA TGCTGGCTTCGTGGTTTCGGCTCAAGTACCCTCACATTGCCCTCGGAGCCTTGGCCTCATCAGCACCAAttctttattttgatgatatcacACCACAGGATGGATACTATTCTATAGTCACCAAGGACTTTAGA GAAGCTAGTGAGACTTGCTACCAGACTATAAAAACGTCATGGTCAGAAATTGATGAACTTGCTTCCAAACCCGATGGTCTCTCAATGCTTAGCAAGAAATTCAAGACTTgcaa TCCCTTGACTGATGCCAGTGAGCTCAAGGATCACTTAGACACAATGTATGCTAGTGCTGCTCAGTACAACAGGCCACCAACATATCCGGTTAACGAGGTCTGTAAGGGCATAGATGGCGGTGGTTTTGGGGATGATACTCTAAGCAGAATATTTGGTGGTCTTGTTGCTTATAATGGAAACCTCTCGTGCTATGTCAACGCACACACCGACCCATCTGAAACAACTGTGGGGTGGCAATGGCAG AAATGCAGTGAGATGGCGATACCTATTGGTGTTGGGAATAATTCCATGTTCCCACCAGATCCTTTTGATTTGAAAGACTATATAGAGCATTGCAAGAGTTTGTATGGTGTCACAACTCGTCCTCATTGGGTCACGACCTATTACGGAGGTCAT AGTATAAAACTGATTCTTCAAAGGTTTGCTAGCAATATCATCTTCTCCAACGGGCTAAGAGATCCTTATAGTAGTGGAGG GGTTTTGGAGAACATTTCAGACACTGTTGTAGCTGTCAAAACCGTCAATG GGTCTCATTGCTTGGATATACTTTTTGCGGAGGAAAATGATCCAGAATGGTTGGTCACACAGCGAAAGATAGAGATCAAGATTATTAAAGAATGGATTAATAAGTACTATGCTGATCTAACCATGTTTTAG